A single window of Pontibacillus chungwhensis DNA harbors:
- a CDS encoding DEAD/DEAH box helicase, whose product MNPSIQIDTSIDPMVATNLQSEGPFASWELFQMAYETSKHVATPEFKGLQSPTYLPHVEFLPHQLSCAEQVVEEMNGRAILADEVGLGKTIEAGLILKEYMIRGLVKKVLILAPASLVNQWVQEMNSKFYIPAAAQRKSAIWDYDVVVSSIDTAKRAPHREKILETEYDLIIIDEAHKLKNHKTKNYEFVRSLKKKYCLLLTATPVQNHLVDIFNLVSILKPGHLGNYEDFTKRFGRNRNQLSNDEHLKELVKKVMVRNRRDETGVDWTKRKVETIYIDFTEEEKKAYEKLSEVTSGGMAFSNIVLLRELCSSREACFLSIQSMLKNEDIHPSRAEQLQEMIGYIEKMPHHAKAQKVVDLISKTDQKFIIFTEYRASQYYLQWYLKQHGITSVPFRGGFKRSKKDWMKQLFQNHAQVLIATEAGGEGINLQFCNNMINYDLPWNPMRLEQRIGRIHRFGQKEDVNIYNFAIRDTIEEHVLSLLYEKIHLFQRVVGNLDAILQKLELDNLEDEIQSIFTNSASDGEMKVKLNNLSSVISYAMEQDQEVEMDGTTGAS is encoded by the coding sequence ATGAATCCATCGATCCAGATTGACACTTCAATTGATCCAATGGTAGCAACCAATTTGCAATCAGAAGGCCCTTTTGCCTCATGGGAATTGTTTCAGATGGCTTACGAAACATCGAAACATGTCGCTACCCCTGAATTTAAAGGCCTTCAATCACCAACTTACCTGCCTCACGTCGAATTTCTCCCCCATCAGCTAAGCTGTGCAGAACAAGTCGTGGAAGAAATGAATGGGCGAGCGATTCTCGCAGACGAAGTAGGCCTTGGTAAAACCATTGAAGCCGGGTTAATTCTAAAAGAGTACATGATTCGGGGACTTGTGAAGAAAGTCCTTATTCTAGCCCCCGCATCCCTTGTGAACCAGTGGGTACAAGAGATGAATTCAAAATTTTATATCCCTGCAGCCGCTCAACGAAAATCAGCTATTTGGGACTATGATGTTGTAGTATCTTCCATTGATACAGCCAAACGAGCGCCCCATCGTGAGAAAATACTAGAAACAGAATATGATCTCATTATTATTGATGAGGCACACAAGTTAAAAAATCATAAAACAAAAAACTATGAATTCGTCAGATCTCTTAAGAAAAAATATTGTCTCCTGTTAACCGCCACACCTGTTCAGAACCATCTCGTCGACATCTTTAACCTGGTTTCCATTTTAAAACCAGGTCATTTAGGAAACTATGAAGATTTCACAAAACGCTTTGGACGAAATCGAAACCAACTCTCGAATGACGAGCACTTGAAAGAGCTCGTCAAAAAAGTAATGGTCCGCAACCGCCGAGATGAGACCGGTGTCGACTGGACGAAACGGAAAGTTGAAACGATTTACATTGATTTCACCGAAGAAGAAAAGAAAGCCTATGAGAAGCTGTCGGAAGTCACAAGCGGCGGGATGGCTTTCTCAAATATCGTTTTGTTACGAGAATTGTGCTCAAGTCGGGAAGCGTGCTTCCTTTCTATACAAAGCATGTTGAAGAATGAGGATATTCATCCTTCACGAGCAGAACAACTTCAAGAGATGATTGGCTATATTGAGAAAATGCCTCATCACGCAAAAGCACAAAAAGTGGTCGATTTAATCTCAAAGACGGATCAGAAATTCATTATCTTCACCGAATACAGAGCATCGCAATACTACCTGCAGTGGTACTTGAAGCAACATGGCATTACTTCCGTGCCATTTAGAGGTGGTTTCAAGCGAAGTAAGAAGGATTGGATGAAGCAACTCTTCCAAAATCATGCCCAAGTCTTAATCGCGACAGAGGCGGGTGGTGAAGGGATCAACCTGCAGTTTTGTAACAACATGATTAACTACGATTTACCTTGGAATCCAATGCGTCTTGAACAGCGAATTGGACGGATTCACAGGTTTGGCCAGAAAGAGGATGTGAACATTTATAACTTCGCGATCCGGGACACCATTGAAGAACATGTTCTGTCTCTTCTTTACGAGAAGATCCATCTATTCCAGAGAGTCGTCGGAAACCTCGATGCGATCTTACAGAAGCTAGAGCTTGATAACTTAGAAGATGAAATTCAGTCTATCTTTACAAACTCCGCTTCTGATGGAGAAATGAAAGTTAAGCTTAACAACTTATCATCCGTGATATCCTACGCGATGGAACAAGACCAGGAGGTGGAAATGGATGGAACAACAGGCGCTTCATAA
- a CDS encoding YqhG family protein yields the protein MEQQALHNFLHRYFTANECSIIEDHDGVMKVQLTEEQDEVLMNRPFYWNYVKRVNGKGIPMQVTFITNPNRREDKGEWVHFGSPRIHQMFKMLRNKGQLTRQYEQVETIQQTSLTPWLILNASIHFKGTQKRQEIVSLGLQLINGTIIPEFMDRLDSVTLSPTIPDYCFTLSPIIKLPSALKRIEAYIHGNVMKQDLSFGEEALRLLQEEQQLLDHFYKNDLYEDEGEEEKESAQKKAETRERLAREQDALQQRYEPTVKVDVINAGILYMTHSTSASMIKGRP from the coding sequence ATGGAACAACAGGCGCTTCATAACTTCTTACACCGGTATTTCACTGCTAATGAATGCTCCATCATAGAGGATCATGATGGTGTGATGAAAGTTCAGTTAACAGAAGAACAAGATGAAGTACTCATGAATCGCCCCTTCTATTGGAATTACGTTAAACGAGTGAACGGGAAAGGAATTCCGATGCAAGTAACGTTTATCACCAATCCTAATCGCCGGGAAGACAAAGGAGAGTGGGTACATTTCGGATCTCCTCGTATTCATCAGATGTTTAAAATGTTACGAAACAAAGGGCAACTAACCAGGCAATATGAACAAGTGGAAACTATACAACAAACAAGCCTTACTCCCTGGCTGATCCTGAACGCTTCCATTCATTTCAAAGGAACGCAAAAACGTCAGGAAATTGTCTCGTTAGGCCTTCAATTAATTAACGGAACGATAATCCCTGAGTTTATGGACCGGTTAGATTCTGTTACGCTTTCCCCTACCATTCCAGATTACTGTTTCACATTGTCACCAATTATCAAGCTTCCAAGTGCTTTAAAGCGAATCGAAGCTTATATACACGGGAACGTTATGAAGCAAGACCTATCCTTTGGGGAAGAAGCTTTGCGATTATTACAAGAGGAACAGCAATTGCTTGACCATTTTTATAAGAATGATCTTTACGAAGATGAGGGAGAAGAGGAGAAGGAATCTGCTCAAAAGAAAGCAGAAACAAGAGAACGACTCGCAAGGGAACAAGATGCGCTGCAACAACGATACGAGCCAACGGTTAAAGTAGATGTTATCAACGCAGGGATTCTTTACATGACCCACTCCACATCTGCTTCCATGATTAAAGGACGCCCATAA
- a CDS encoding YqzE family protein, whose protein sequence is MSGNDYVKFMTQEIVKYMDLPEEERKKRKEQKKQQEAALSSKWFGVLPFALKFMFNKKQH, encoded by the coding sequence ATGTCAGGAAATGACTATGTAAAATTTATGACGCAAGAAATTGTGAAGTACATGGATTTACCCGAAGAAGAACGAAAAAAACGAAAAGAACAAAAGAAACAGCAAGAAGCAGCCTTAAGCTCAAAATGGTTTGGGGTGCTCCCTTTTGCTCTTAAGTTTATGTTTAACAAGAAACAGCATTAA
- a CDS encoding shikimate kinase, translating into MVNIYLIGFMGSGKSSVGIVLSEHLKMPFIDLDQTIVDRAGKSIPEIFAEGGESSFREYEAEALRSVETEGAVIATGGGIIETMENRSVMKRSGTTVYLHTDFASIIERLKEDPNRPLWNQDHSKRQALYEKRLPIYKEWADVTITTNDRTIHEIVHQVEPLIK; encoded by the coding sequence TTGGTAAACATTTACCTAATTGGCTTTATGGGAAGTGGGAAATCAAGCGTTGGGATTGTTCTATCTGAGCACCTAAAAATGCCCTTCATTGATTTAGATCAGACCATAGTAGACCGGGCCGGCAAATCGATTCCGGAGATTTTCGCTGAAGGGGGAGAATCCTCTTTCCGAGAATATGAAGCTGAGGCATTAAGAAGTGTAGAAACGGAAGGTGCGGTAATCGCAACAGGTGGTGGGATTATCGAAACGATGGAGAACCGTTCTGTTATGAAACGATCAGGTACCACAGTTTATTTACATACAGATTTCGCCTCTATTATTGAGCGTCTCAAAGAGGATCCTAATCGGCCCCTTTGGAACCAGGATCATTCTAAAAGGCAGGCTTTATATGAGAAACGTCTGCCTATCTACAAAGAATGGGCTGACGTAACCATCACGACGAATGATCGCACGATTCATGAAATCGTGCATCAAGTAGAACCTCTTATAAAATAG
- a CDS encoding YolD-like family protein, with amino-acid sequence MADDRLRDRGTIKWTSMMLPEHVKMLKEVWKEDERVERGMLAEDQAAEIDFKLHRAWNDHLTVEIKYHNGFDYNQKKVKIKSVDRINKRLNVVDQSTKHTYTIRLRDVTEVFIV; translated from the coding sequence ATGGCTGACGACCGATTGCGAGATAGAGGGACTATTAAGTGGACTTCTATGATGCTTCCGGAACATGTGAAAATGCTGAAGGAAGTGTGGAAAGAGGATGAACGAGTTGAAAGAGGAATGTTGGCAGAAGACCAGGCTGCTGAAATTGACTTTAAGTTGCACCGGGCTTGGAACGATCATCTCACAGTGGAGATTAAATACCATAATGGGTTTGATTACAACCAAAAGAAAGTGAAAATCAAAAGTGTGGATCGAATCAATAAGCGTTTGAACGTTGTAGATCAATCGACAAAACATACCTATACGATTCGTTTACGTGATGTGACGGAAGTATTTATCGTTTGA
- the comGA gene encoding competence type IV pilus ATPase ComGA, translating into MNFVTQQSEEILSSATSKRSSDIHFCPEGDSVHIYFRIDGYRTFSSSLSRQQYAPLLSYFKFTSGMDIGETLTPQDGKSQYVNGTHSYDLRLSTLPLDETESLAIRILPQKEDLPLESLFLFPSQTTHLRKWIGQQTGIILFTGPTGSGKTTTLYALLQTLLKEQSYQTITLEDPIEQKLHDILQVQVNEKAGMDYYAGLKAALRHDPDILMLGEIRDEKTAQFAFHAAHTGHLVLTTLHARDAYGTIYRLLEMGISRTDLEQTLIAIASQQLLPIATSNPLRQSRAAIVEMLDGPRLQAALNGHSPHESVSYHSFSYLRRKAYALGFTT; encoded by the coding sequence TTGAATTTTGTCACCCAGCAGTCTGAAGAGATTTTATCTAGCGCGACCAGTAAGCGTTCCTCTGATATTCACTTTTGCCCGGAAGGTGATTCGGTTCATATTTATTTCAGAATCGATGGTTATCGCACCTTTTCCTCCTCTCTCTCACGCCAGCAGTACGCGCCACTACTTTCTTACTTTAAGTTCACATCAGGTATGGACATCGGAGAAACCCTTACGCCCCAAGACGGGAAATCCCAGTATGTAAATGGCACCCATTCGTATGATCTACGCCTTTCTACTCTCCCCCTTGATGAGACAGAAAGTCTTGCCATCCGCATTCTCCCTCAAAAAGAAGACCTGCCGCTCGAGTCTCTGTTCTTATTTCCATCACAAACGACTCATCTCAGAAAATGGATCGGCCAGCAAACCGGAATTATCCTTTTCACAGGGCCAACCGGGAGCGGGAAGACGACCACCCTCTACGCATTACTTCAAACGTTACTAAAAGAACAATCCTACCAAACCATTACCCTAGAAGACCCGATTGAGCAAAAGCTCCACGATATCTTACAAGTTCAAGTCAACGAAAAAGCAGGGATGGATTACTACGCCGGATTAAAAGCCGCCCTCCGTCATGACCCGGATATTTTAATGCTCGGAGAGATTCGAGATGAAAAGACCGCTCAGTTTGCCTTCCACGCCGCTCATACAGGTCATCTTGTTCTAACGACCCTTCATGCCAGAGATGCATATGGCACGATTTATCGTCTATTAGAAATGGGGATCTCCAGAACGGACTTAGAGCAAACGTTAATTGCCATCGCCTCCCAACAGTTGCTTCCTATTGCAACCTCAAACCCTCTCAGACAAAGTCGTGCTGCCATTGTTGAAATGCTTGACGGCCCCCGGTTACAAGCTGCCTTAAATGGACATTCCCCTCACGAATCCGTTTCTTATCATTCCTTTTCTTATTTAAGGAGGAAAGCTTATGCTCTCGGATTTACTACCTAA
- the comGB gene encoding competence type IV pilus assembly protein ComGB, protein MLSDLLPNTRRWVSGVRPSSIKMKIQIRLLQRLSHLLSRGYSLQHSLEILSFDSSLHPPIKRLKHHLLEGVSLEDALEELGFSKYVVSFLHVAKMDNKIEDALIKGSNLLLKQQTYQKKFVTLIRYPLVLFFLFIGLMVFTKQFLLPTFLQLYASMNYESAKITQLIKGLNLFTSLLIWLFPITAGAAGIWMWAKHKLRPTQLSRLYERLPLIRDIITLQTTFLFTYHFGCLLQSGVSVRKSLSLLSTSPHFPILHLETNTLYQELENGSSLSSSIRTCSFLKEDLATLIHQSQNEGKLSDDLIVYSEWIIEEIEQKASKFLSFIQPVMFLLLGISILFIYSSIMMPIFEWMKTM, encoded by the coding sequence ATGCTCTCGGATTTACTACCTAATACACGTAGATGGGTGTCAGGAGTCCGACCTTCCTCTATTAAGATGAAGATCCAGATTCGATTGTTACAACGACTATCTCACCTACTGAGCAGAGGATATTCTCTGCAGCACTCTCTCGAAATCTTATCTTTTGATTCAAGCTTGCACCCACCTATAAAACGGTTGAAACACCACCTGCTAGAAGGCGTATCTTTAGAAGACGCGTTAGAAGAACTCGGGTTTTCTAAATATGTCGTCTCCTTTTTGCACGTCGCGAAAATGGATAACAAAATTGAAGATGCTTTGATTAAAGGGAGTAACCTTCTCCTTAAACAACAAACTTACCAAAAGAAGTTCGTTACACTGATTCGCTATCCACTCGTATTATTTTTTCTCTTCATTGGGCTTATGGTTTTTACGAAGCAATTTCTCCTTCCTACTTTTTTGCAACTTTATGCTTCAATGAATTATGAATCCGCCAAGATTACACAACTGATCAAAGGGTTGAACCTCTTCACAAGCCTCTTGATTTGGCTCTTTCCTATAACTGCAGGTGCGGCCGGTATCTGGATGTGGGCTAAACACAAGCTAAGACCAACACAACTCTCCCGTCTATATGAACGTCTCCCTCTCATAAGGGACATCATTACGTTACAAACCACATTTTTGTTCACCTATCACTTCGGTTGCCTTCTTCAATCAGGGGTGTCTGTAAGAAAGAGCCTTTCTCTTTTATCCACCTCTCCCCATTTTCCGATTCTTCATTTAGAAACGAACACTCTTTATCAAGAATTAGAGAACGGAAGCTCTTTATCATCAAGCATTCGAACATGTTCATTTTTGAAAGAAGATCTGGCTACTCTGATTCACCAGAGCCAGAATGAAGGAAAGCTCTCAGATGATTTGATCGTTTATTCAGAATGGATCATCGAGGAGATTGAACAAAAAGCAAGCAAGTTTCTCTCGTTCATACAACCTGTTATGTTCCTCTTACTCGGTATTAGTATTCTGTTTATTTACTCCTCGATCATGATGCCAATTTTTGAATGGATGAAAACGATGTAG
- the comGC gene encoding competence type IV pilus major pilin ComGC — MKNQKGFTLIEMLIVLMIISTLLLVTIPNLASNNSMVEAKGCEAMVKLAETQVQAYKIENKAMPTDLETLVTDGYLQQSTCPGGETLTLETDGTVTPGSNE, encoded by the coding sequence ATGAAGAACCAAAAAGGGTTTACATTAATCGAAATGCTCATTGTCCTCATGATTATCTCCACCCTGCTGCTTGTGACCATACCAAACCTCGCTTCAAATAATTCCATGGTTGAAGCCAAAGGATGCGAAGCTATGGTGAAGCTGGCTGAAACGCAGGTCCAAGCTTATAAAATTGAAAATAAAGCCATGCCAACAGATCTTGAAACTCTTGTCACAGATGGGTACCTGCAGCAATCGACTTGCCCAGGAGGAGAAACGCTTACCCTAGAGACAGACGGAACGGTTACGCCAGGAAGTAATGAATAA
- the comGD gene encoding competence type IV pilus minor pilin ComGD, whose product MNKKDEGFTLIEMMITLSIFGVLLSCTILLTDRLFVRAQEDLFLKQFYEDVLFMQQETMTKQKRYELVFFESQGEYRIFTEGYTKVLLSRSVPSRWSIKMWTLEDPIEFKFDGQTVHPGKFAFKSPHSTFLITFPFGKARFYVTEQ is encoded by the coding sequence ATGAATAAAAAGGATGAGGGTTTTACGTTGATTGAAATGATGATCACGCTAAGTATCTTCGGTGTGCTGTTAAGCTGCACAATTCTATTAACAGACCGATTGTTCGTCAGGGCCCAGGAAGACCTCTTTTTGAAGCAGTTTTACGAGGATGTTCTCTTTATGCAGCAAGAAACGATGACGAAGCAAAAAAGGTACGAGCTTGTCTTTTTTGAATCACAAGGGGAGTATCGGATTTTTACGGAGGGGTATACAAAAGTTCTCCTATCAAGGTCTGTTCCCTCGCGTTGGTCGATTAAGATGTGGACGCTAGAAGACCCTATTGAATTTAAGTTTGACGGACAAACGGTTCACCCAGGGAAGTTTGCTTTCAAGTCTCCCCACAGCACCTTCTTGATTACATTTCCTTTTGGGAAGGCACGTTTCTATGTTACAGAACAATAA
- a CDS encoding competence type IV pilus minor pilin ComGF: MEDTKMQQFFLFIQEEVYNTEKIHVIENGVQFVHYSGKVVTIKQSGSNMIRQVNDSGQERLLFEVKHFKAQSSFSFITIQVELLGGEQLEKQFRLYQQPTWVYLPPLVNHHPLHPPPNQFVSFVICEPNPYDRQLYRTA; encoded by the coding sequence GTGGAGGATACTAAGATGCAGCAGTTCTTCTTGTTTATCCAAGAAGAAGTTTATAACACAGAGAAAATCCACGTGATTGAAAATGGAGTTCAGTTCGTTCATTACAGCGGGAAAGTAGTGACCATTAAACAAAGCGGGTCGAACATGATTAGACAAGTGAATGACTCTGGGCAAGAAAGACTTCTTTTTGAAGTAAAACATTTCAAAGCTCAATCATCCTTTTCTTTCATTACCATACAGGTTGAGCTTCTAGGAGGTGAGCAGCTCGAGAAACAATTCCGACTCTATCAACAACCAACATGGGTTTACCTTCCCCCTCTTGTTAACCATCATCCTCTTCACCCTCCTCCTAATCAGTTCGTCTCTTTTGTCATTTGTGAACCGAATCCATATGACAGACAATTATATCGAACAGCTTAA
- a CDS encoding Spx/MgsR family RNA polymerase-binding regulatory protein gives MSDLKFYTYPSCTSCRRTKAWLKDQEVPFSERHIFRETPTYEELLQILSLTTEGIDEILATRGKTYKSLNVDVDDLSVSEFISLVMKEPKLLRRPILTDGKKLVVGYNEDGLKSITKVKQIAPLTKIS, from the coding sequence ATGAGTGATTTGAAATTTTATACGTACCCAAGCTGTACATCTTGTCGTCGAACAAAAGCCTGGTTAAAAGATCAGGAAGTCCCTTTTAGTGAGCGCCACATATTTAGAGAAACTCCTACTTATGAAGAACTTTTACAGATTTTAAGCCTTACAACAGAAGGCATTGATGAAATTCTTGCCACAAGAGGAAAGACGTATAAATCCTTAAATGTAGACGTGGACGATTTAAGTGTTTCTGAGTTCATTTCTTTAGTCATGAAAGAACCGAAACTGTTAAGACGTCCAATTTTAACAGATGGTAAGAAATTAGTAGTTGGCTATAACGAGGATGGATTGAAGAGTATTACAAAAGTAAAGCAAATAGCGCCTTTAACGAAGATTTCATAA
- a CDS encoding helix-turn-helix transcriptional regulator: protein MDHTLKVTNVLADATRYSIYQFITKHNQAVSVTDIASEFGIHPNVARLHLTKLEDVQLLVSSTQKTGKGGRPSRLYHLSENDVSLQFPYRDYHLLARIALESLMELGMEGERVLYSTGFKYGKSLFKQSFGNQNPERLSIEEKISWLQDSAIIIGMFPNFEYVKHKETIFFSLSNCPFKDLAKENPQLVCTMHGFFLEGMMRALFTNIHLKEVHNMMEGCATCSYKAAL from the coding sequence ATGGATCATACATTAAAAGTGACAAATGTTCTTGCAGACGCTACCCGATATTCAATTTATCAGTTTATAACGAAACATAACCAAGCTGTTTCTGTGACTGATATTGCATCTGAATTTGGCATTCATCCAAATGTGGCCCGTTTGCATTTAACAAAGCTTGAGGATGTGCAACTTTTGGTTTCAAGTACTCAGAAAACAGGTAAAGGAGGTAGACCGAGTCGTCTCTATCATTTATCAGAAAACGACGTTAGCTTGCAGTTTCCATATCGGGACTACCACCTATTGGCCAGAATTGCGCTTGAATCTTTAATGGAATTGGGTATGGAAGGAGAACGAGTCCTTTATTCAACTGGTTTTAAATACGGAAAATCGTTGTTTAAACAAAGTTTCGGTAACCAAAATCCTGAACGTTTATCTATTGAAGAGAAAATCAGCTGGTTGCAAGATTCGGCAATTATCATAGGCATGTTCCCGAATTTCGAGTATGTTAAACATAAAGAGACAATCTTTTTTTCATTATCAAATTGTCCATTTAAGGATCTCGCCAAAGAAAACCCTCAACTCGTTTGCACGATGCATGGTTTCTTTTTAGAAGGAATGATGAGAGCTTTATTTACGAATATTCACTTAAAAGAAGTGCATAATATGATGGAAGGATGCGCTACTTGTTCTTATAAAGCAGCGTTATGA
- a CDS encoding DUF2626 domain-containing protein — MDRMFRVLAFWTGIFTVMFYVGEMYDATVLFLVQTVFFVTLSYLKLSERMYMYIFGAYLTIFFIGFTYYSSFLLHPSFGH; from the coding sequence ATGGACCGGATGTTTCGCGTTCTCGCATTCTGGACAGGGATCTTTACGGTTATGTTCTATGTTGGCGAGATGTACGATGCTACAGTTCTATTCTTGGTGCAAACAGTCTTTTTCGTTACATTAAGTTATTTAAAACTTTCAGAGCGCATGTATATGTACATATTTGGCGCTTATTTAACCATTTTCTTTATCGGTTTCACTTATTATTCTTCATTCTTATTACACCCAAGTTTCGGACACTAA
- a CDS encoding MBL fold metallo-hydrolase, translating to MNVEQLPLGPLGTNCYIIEQEKKALIIDPGSEGEKLIRMIERREISPVAILLTHAHFDHIGAVDEVRDHFSIPVYVHKEEEDWLGKPELNGSKFFQMGQVTARDADHLIELGTINMDGFTFEVRHTPGHSPGSVSFWFKEQSFVIAGDTLFQGGIGRTDLPGGDMKTLQESIEDQLLSLGDDTKVYPGHGGRTTVGEEKVMNPFL from the coding sequence ATGAACGTTGAACAGTTGCCACTAGGGCCTTTAGGCACAAATTGTTATATCATTGAACAAGAAAAGAAAGCGCTTATTATTGACCCTGGCAGTGAGGGAGAGAAGCTTATCCGAATGATAGAACGTAGAGAGATTTCTCCGGTTGCCATTCTATTAACGCACGCTCATTTTGATCACATCGGAGCAGTAGATGAAGTGCGTGATCATTTCAGTATTCCGGTGTATGTACATAAAGAAGAGGAAGACTGGCTAGGGAAGCCAGAATTAAATGGATCGAAATTCTTCCAGATGGGGCAGGTGACAGCGCGAGACGCGGATCATTTAATCGAACTCGGCACAATAAATATGGATGGTTTTACATTCGAAGTTCGCCATACACCAGGACACTCGCCAGGAAGCGTTTCATTTTGGTTTAAAGAACAATCCTTCGTCATCGCAGGTGACACGTTATTTCAAGGAGGAATTGGACGTACAGATCTACCTGGGGGAGATATGAAAACACTTCAAGAAAGTATAGAAGACCAACTATTATCTCTTGGTGATGACACGAAAGTCTATCCGGGGCATGGTGGTAGAACGACGGTTGGAGAAGAGAAAGTTATGAACCCATTTTTATAA
- a CDS encoding DUF2759 domain-containing protein, translated as MVLAIMLLVVTILCALAVFRELKTNNLFAVAFAGISTLVFGFFSIMTIISQFTNSGGGGH; from the coding sequence ATGGTATTAGCTATTATGTTGCTTGTCGTAACAATTCTATGTGCTCTTGCAGTATTCCGCGAATTAAAAACGAACAATCTATTTGCTGTAGCTTTTGCTGGTATTTCTACTTTGGTGTTTGGATTCTTTTCCATTATGACGATTATTTCTCAGTTCACCAATTCCGGTGGCGGAGGTCATTAA
- a CDS encoding ABC transporter permease, with product MSPEISNQSLLFLVVFVLVPLTLSYYYQLGLNKGIIWSSIRGTIQLFAIGYLLTFLFDLPAYIGIPFMLSVMITVASFHARKKGKGLPSVLGVIFIGLIVIEVGVLGLWLLFDMIEFTPNEVIPMSGMVIGNSMIAMGLALERLKSEFKENEGRLTAALSLGAEPKEASQIIIQRTLGASLIPNVDKLKTIGLVQLPGMMTGLILGGVSPIMAIKYQLVISLSIFSAVSLSAIYITLMMYKYFFTNKMQLKHMEIDQ from the coding sequence ATGTCACCAGAGATATCAAATCAATCACTACTTTTTTTAGTTGTATTTGTCCTTGTTCCTTTAACATTATCCTACTACTATCAATTGGGTTTGAATAAAGGGATTATTTGGTCATCCATCAGGGGGACGATTCAGTTATTTGCCATTGGTTACTTGCTGACTTTTTTATTTGACCTGCCAGCCTATATTGGAATCCCTTTTATGCTTTCGGTGATGATTACGGTTGCTAGTTTTCACGCTCGAAAGAAAGGAAAGGGGTTACCGTCTGTTCTGGGCGTTATTTTTATTGGTTTAATTGTTATTGAAGTGGGTGTGCTTGGACTGTGGCTATTATTTGATATGATTGAATTTACGCCAAATGAAGTCATTCCAATGAGTGGCATGGTCATTGGCAATAGTATGATTGCGATGGGATTAGCACTAGAGAGGTTAAAAAGTGAGTTTAAAGAAAATGAGGGGAGACTTACGGCTGCTTTATCCCTTGGGGCTGAGCCTAAAGAAGCCTCTCAGATTATTATTCAGAGGACCCTTGGAGCTTCTCTGATCCCGAATGTGGATAAGTTAAAAACGATTGGGCTTGTTCAATTACCGGGTATGATGACGGGATTAATTCTTGGCGGGGTAAGTCCAATTATGGCGATTAAGTATCAGCTAGTCATCTCACTTAGCATTTTCTCGGCTGTTTCGTTGAGTGCTATTTATATTACGCTGATGATGTATAAGTACTTCTTTACAAATAAAATGCAGCTGAAACATATGGAGATAGACCAATAA